In the genome of Limanda limanda chromosome 15, fLimLim1.1, whole genome shotgun sequence, one region contains:
- the pex13 gene encoding peroxisome biogenesis factor 13, with protein MDSQPPPKPWERRAPGMISAPVNYRSADFGRTLGPSTSTGPPILTRMVPPVPPRPVQHPVQQSYRPAYSPFTSSYSPYGSSMYSGYSPYSYGGGGAGGYGGYGQGGYSRLPQQEDVAPSRFVQQAEESSRGAFQSIESIVQAFGSVSMMMDATFSAVYNSFRAVLDVANHLTRLRSHLTRVLSAFALVRTLRYLYRRIQILLGRRSNADVEDLWADSASDALATNAAPRLGAGMEEPTVKSWPIFLFFAVVLGGPYLIWKLLSSSPAPEENATDWASGEDDHVVARAEYDFTAASEEEISVRAGDMVNLAPKEQQPRVRGWLLASVDSQTTGLLPANYVKVLGKRRGRKHAEMERLAQIQQANTHVSQAALSSHPQPDPTQGFTPGSASTSPSSEELLESVYREAPAASSVPSCTVLNINETIDL; from the exons GTCTGCAGACTTTGGACGAACCCTAGGCCCCTCCACTTCCACCGGCCCCCCTATCCTGACCAGGATGGTGCCCCCAGTGCCCCCCCGTCCTGTCCAGCATCCCGTCCAGCAGTCCTACCGTCCAGCCTACAGCCCCTTTACCTCCTCCTACAGCCCCTATGGGAGCTCCATGTACAGTGGCTACAGCCCCTACAGCTACGggggtggtggtgctggtggctATGGCGGCTACGGCCAGGGTGGTTACAGTCGCCTACCCCAGCAAGAAGACGTGGCCCCCAGCAGGTTTGTGCAGCAGGCGGAGGAGAGCAGCCGCGGTGCCTTCCAGTCCATCGAGAGCATCGTTCAGGCCTTTGGCTCGGTGAGCATGATGATGGACGCCACCTTCTCTGCCGTGTATAACAGTTTCCGTGCCGTGCTGGACGTAGCCAACCACCTCACGCGGCTACGTAGTCACCTCACCCGAGTCTTGTCAGCCTTTGCTCTGGTGCGAACATTGCGTTACCTCTACCGGCGGATACAGATACTGCTGGGGCGGAGGTCAAATGCAGATGTTGAGGACTTATGGGCCGACAGTGCTTCTGATGCCCTAGCTACGAATGCAGCCCCCAGGCTTGGAGCAGGGATGGAGGAACCCACTGTCAAATCTTGGCCAATCTTTCTGTTTTTTGCTGTGGTTCTGGGTGGACCTTACCTCATCTGGAAACTGCTGAGCTCCAGCCCCGCCCCGGAAGAAAACG CCACGGACTGGGCCAGTGGAGAGGATGACCATGTGGTGGCCAGAGCAGAGTACGACTTCACTGCTgcgtctgaggaggagatttCTGTTCGGGCGGGGGACATGGTCAACCTCGCCCCTAAAG AGCAACAGCCCAGGGTGCgtggctggctgctggccagcgTGGACAGTCAGACCACAGGGCTCCTCCCAGCCAACTACGTTAAGGTGCTAGGTAAGAGGAGAGGCCGTAAGCACGCAGAGATGGAGAGGCTTGCTCAGATCCAGCAAGCAAACACGCACGTCTCCCAGGCGGCCTTGTCTTCACACCCACAACCAGATCCCACCCAAGGCTTCACCCCTGGGTCGGCCTCCACCTCGCCTTCCTCAGAGGAGCTGCTAGAGTCAGTGTACAGAGAAGCACCCGCTGCCTCCAGTGTGCCCTCCTGCACAGTGCTGAACATTAATGAGACCATAGACTTGTGA